GATATGCTGTTTAGTATATTAACTACTGCAGCATTGCAGCGAAGCTTTAGGAGTAATCGGTGTAGTGAGAATTTAGTGACACTTCATATGAGATCATCTGCAAATGTTATGCATTTTGGAATAGTGTGGAAGCCTACGTCAACTGCTGGATTAAACATATATCACCGAAACCAGTTAGACCGTCGTTACATTTTGAATATGATTGAGCTTGTCTTTCTGTTTGCTGAAGAATAAGGAGTAATTCATAGTTCTAGGATTCTTATACTAAACATAATATTGGTCGTTTGTGTAATGCTATcagatacgcgactcaatcttgttatcacaacgagatcgattccggaacgagaagaacgaatacttgatatgaaaatgaataagcaaaaaaccaattcttggagagtcaatggaaatcttgtgttttatttgtgtggaagattacaaaactcttggatgaaaaaattctcttttctttttccacagctcggctctatttaactaacacttatctaacaactagttcaacctaacggctttcatttaaagctaactaactagtcgcatccgacgacgtgcatcagttaataacaactgtcaactccgaactcgtttaagtttggccaacaccgagcaccaacaccgagcactgagcaccgagctcaacaccgaacattgagctcggttaatccctgagcacgactacaaactcgaccaatcaccgagcatgattgcagttcgtcagatcactgaacagcatatcggtccctaatcgccgaacagtatattggtaaccgaactgaactgattgtgcagttttgccccaatcctcataacaaatctccaccttgggacataactggacaatccatagatttcatccatcttccacaatcactccagctgaatcagattcaccaaatccatgcaatacttcaacttaagtccgggcaacacctttgttagcatatcagctgcattgtgctcagtagctaccttttcaatcttcactgagcccatttcaacttcatccctcacaaaatgaagcttaacatccacatgcttgctcctctcatggaatgtctgatgttttgacaaacatatggcactatttgaatcacataatacagtcacagctccttgatcaactccaaaatccgagcagattcctttcagccacatgctctcctttacggcctcagccatggaaatatattctgcctcagttgttgagagtgccaccacagattgcaaactcgacttccaacttacagcagctccatacatgcagaaaacatagccggattgggacttccttgtgtcaatgttagtagcaaaatcagaatcacaatatcccaataGAGGCTGTGCATCAAAATTCTTACTTCCATCAAACAGTATGCCATAATCCTGAGTACCATTCAGATACCTTAGTATCCATTTTAAAGCATGCCAATGCTCCATACCTggatctgccatgtatctgctcacaacaCTTATGGCTTGGCTGatgtctggccttgtacacaccatggtgtacatgatgCTTCCCACTATGTTTGCATATGGGATTTTATCCATCTCTCTTCTCTGACTATCATCTTTAGGGCACTGATTTACACTGAGCTTAAACTGCTGGCTCAGGGGCACACTCACTGGTTTGCTTTTATCCATCTGAAATTTCTTGATCACATTCCTGATGTAATCTTTCTGAGTTAGCCATATCCTTTTCTTGTCTCTATCCCTTATGATCTCCATTCCAAGGATCTTCTTTGCatctccaagatccttcatatcaaattcagatttcagatcacctttcactaactccacctcttccttatgctctgcagagatcagcatatcatctacatacaatagtagatatgccacagcaactccacctcttctcttgatgaagaCACAATGATCATACAAAGACTTCTCAAAACCGATCTTATGCATGAACTCATTGAACCTGAGATACCACTGTCTTGAACTTTGTTTTAGACCATACAAGCTTCTTTTCAGCAAACACacctttccttcatttcctggTTGGACAAAACCAGGAGGCTGCTCCATGTAAATTTTCTCTTcgagctctccatgaagaaaggctgttttgacatcgagttgctgcaattcccaatttCTCTGAGCAACAATGGCAAGTAGAATCCTGATGGAGCTATGCTTTACCACAGGGgagaatatttcattataatctACTCCCTCCTTTTGTGTAAAGCCTTTGGCCACCAACCTGGCTTTAAATCTGATTTGATTGTTGTTGAAGGCctcaattttcttcttaaaaatccatttacaaccaactgttttctgatcagttggcctcaacaccaaaatccatgtgtgATTTTTGTACAAGCTATCAATCTCCTCCTGCATGGCTAATAGCCACTGATCCTTCTCCGGACTCCTTATTGCTTCCTTGTAATTTGAAGGCTCATGATAGTCCATCTCCTCAGCTATGGCCAGTGCATAGTGCATcatatcaaaatcctgaaatctGGAAGGGAGCTTGATCCTTCTTCTGGTTCTGTCTCTTGCAACCAGTCTCTGTGGAGTCTTGATGTTACTTTCATGTTCAGAGGATCCACCAACACTGGTTTCTTGTGAATTTCTCACAGTATCTGGTGGACTTCTTACAGCATCAGATGAGGATTCCCTCTGACcctccacctcaaactcaacaGTCTGAACTTGCTtcatgaagaaaggcatttcAGATTCCCTGAAAATAACATCCCTACTGATGACAACCTTCTTATTCCCTTCCTCACAGCACCATAATCTGTAACCTTTAACTCCAACCTGATAgcctatcatcacacatctgAGAGCCCTTGGTTCCAGCTTTCCTTGTTTGATGTGAGCATATGCTCTACACCCAAATGGTCTTAATTTTGAATAGTCTCCATAAGATCCATACCATCTACTATCCGGAGTCTGATTTTCAATGGCAGCAGAGGggcatttgttgattaaaacaacagctgtggaggctgcttctgcccaaaatGGTTTTGACATTCCAGATGCTATCAACATGCATCTTACCCtttcaagaatggttctatttattctctcggcgaccccattttgttgtgggttgtgaggcaccgttctatgccttttaattccttttctcttgcaaaactcatcaaactcatgggacaaaaattccagcccattgtcagttcttaggcatcTCAAAGGCTTCCCCTTTTCTAGCTCAACTGCAGTACACCACTCCTGAAATTTCTTGAAGGTctctgacttttctttcatgatcattatccaaacctttcttgaaaaatcatcaacaaatgataagaaatacctgcctcctccaatgctatttactggtgcagggccccatatgtcactgtgaacatattggagaggTTGTGTTGAGTTATGTTTGCCCACTCCATATGGCAGCTTCTTGTTTTTGCCAAGAATGCATTCTTCACACGATCCAATGGCTCTTTGTATCTCTGAATCAGCCATCTGAATAATGCCTTGCTTTACCAGCTGCATCAGCCCAGTGTCCCCCACATGGCCCAGCCTAGCATGCCAATTGATGGTCTTTTGTGTGTTGTTAGCTGTTCCAGCAACTGCCTCAGCTTTCAGATAATAGAGCACATTGTTTCTGACAGCCTtcatgatcatttggccatcctTTTTGACAAGCATCTCTCCACCAAAGAGAGTCAATTCGTAGCCATTCTTCTCAAGAAGACCCAAGGATATAAGATTCCTTTTAATGGATGGGATGTATCTCACATCAGTGAGAGTTCTGAAAATTCCATTGTCCATCCTCAAACATATGCTCCCAACACCCCTTACATCACACACATGGTCATCTCCCAGCAACACCGAGCCTTCAGATTCCTTTAAATCTTGGAACCAGTCGAGATTGGAggacatatggaaactgcaGCCTGAGTCCATGATCCATAGCCTTGATAATGGGCTATCCTCCACCACATTGAGAGCTCTtgcctcttcaatttcctcagtgatagctgctgtaccatctcctttgtgattttcagattgctttttcttccaagcaaaacaattttgcttgatgtgtcctggtttcttacaccagaAGCAGCTTCTAGATTCCTTTTGATCTCCTTCCTTAGATGATCTTGGCTTCCACTTGTCAGATGggggtttcttgaatttgaattgtttctttgAAGTTGCCTTCACATTGAGGCTTTCAGCAGCTTGATCGATTGGCTTGCTGACACATTTCTGCATTGCCTTCAGCTTTAATGCAGAAAATACCTCCTCCAAAGTCACTTTCGAATCCCTTCCAAGAAGTATTGAGTCTTTGAATTGCTCAAAACTCTgaggcagagcattcaataacatcaaagctttatcctcatctttcatGGGATCATCCACaccctcaagatcatctatataCTTTCGAAAATCTTCCAGCTGATCCGCCAGATTCTTGGAGTCAGAAAATCTAAAGTTGAACAATCTTTGCTTGAGATGCAACCTATTGGAGATTGACttctccatatatattttctcCAATTTCTCCCACACTCCCGCGGCATCATCCTCTTTCTGAACCTCCCTCAAGACTCTATCGCTGAGGCACAAGACAATCGAGCTATACGCCTTGTATTCCAGTTCTTGACATTTCGCcgcatccatcccttgaatctctttcttgtccatcttggatttcacataatcccagacgccttgctgcatcagaacagctctcatcttcaatctccacaggccgaaatcattttcgccggtgaatttctcaacgtcgaactttgcggtagacattgttgaattcgtcgtccttcttcgattcccacagacggcgccaatttgtaatgctatcagatacgcgactcaatcttgttatcacaacgagatcgattccggaacgagaagaacgaatacttgatatgaaaatgaataagcaaaaaaccaattcttggagagtcaatggaaatcttgtgttttatttgtgtggaagattacaaaactcttggatgaaaaaattctcttttctttttccacagctcggctctatttaactaacacttatctagtcgcatccgacgacgtgcatcagttaataacaactgtcaactccgaactcgtttaagttcggccaacaccgagcaccaacaccgagcactgagcaccgagctcaacaccgaacattgagctcggttaatccctgagcacgactacaaactcgaccaatcaccgagcatgattgcagttcgtcagatcactgaacagcatatcggtccctaatcgccgaacagtatattggtaaccgaactgaactgattgtgcagttttgccccaatcctcataacagtTTGCGCTTTCTTGAATTGCTTAATGTTGTCTTTGTACATAAAAAGTGGTCAAGTTAGAGAAGGTTCATCATATGGTTGCTTGTGCTTTTGATCGAGTAATCCCCTTTATGGCTACTGATTTGTACTTTGTTCTATGCAGGCAACTTTTGACTGCTTGTTGAAGACTTATGGCTTCCTAACTCCAGATTTCTGGAGGGAGACCCGATTTTCAAAGTCACCTTTCCAAGAATACACAGATCTGTTGGCAAAGCCGGCTGGGAAGATTCTACATGTTGTGGACGAAGTTGAGGCCTAAGCGCAAGGAATGGTTTTTGTTAGGATGTTTCATTATAGATTAAGAGTTCAAATTTTGTACCATTGTTTTGGTGTTTGAGATTGCTTTTGTTTAAAAACAGGTCATGTGTATCTGGGTTACTTGTGTTGCCATAGTTTTTGGTTTGCAATTTAGATGATTTCTATACTATTCTGGGTTtaacttattttttttgtttatattttcctGGGTGCAACAACCAGTATTCCATATAGGTTTTCTAGAAAATCAGTGTATGCCCTTATTTACATACTAATAGTACCTATTGAGCTTTTCAATGTGAAGGAGATGGTAATTGAGAATTGAATTCTTAATCTTGAAATAGCTTTTCAATATAAAGGAGGTAACAATTGAGAATTGTATTTTCAATCTTGAAATAACTAATGTTTGATTTTTGATAAGTGGCACATTGAACGTTAGATGTATTTCACTTTGATTTTTAATATTACTATCATTTTGGTTTCAGAATCAAAGTTGGACAGCAACAAGTATCCCTCCCTTTTTTTTATGgacaaataaacataaattttaaaggcCGCGTCAGGCTCCACGGTGGACTCGAACCGTGACTTTTGGTCCGGGCATCAACCATTCTGTTCCTTAGCCAACCCACGCACACATAAAGTATCTTTCTTCTCCCCCTTTATGACATGCACCCACATATTCCTTCTTTTTGAGGTATTCCCACTTTACCAAATATGGGATTATAATATTAGAGCACAAGATCTGATCTTGATAGATTCCAACTCCAAATACCTGACTTTACCAAATTTGGGAGTATAGTATAAGAGCACAAGATCTGATCTTGATAGATTCCACTCCTCTTGGAGTTGGATACATTTTTCTCAGTGTGTTCATCTTACATCAAATATTGTGATAGTATTAAATATGGAATATATAGAAATGATATGATATGTACTGTATATCTTATTTTAGCACCATTCTCAATTCATAAACAATTAGTGCTAACTAGTATTTTGTTCTgcatattaatatttattttaatatattaaaaattgttattgacatttttaatattgtATGGAATagtatttttcataaaaatcaaagcatgatttgctattttatctatttatttaaaattatacagAAAATGAACTAATCGAGATTTGATATTTatgaaattacaaaattaaatattaatagtatttttaatgcattagaattaaactaaatgtgtataaaataaaattaataacgtTAATTGTGTATTATTAAAATTGGCGCTCACGTATataagattaacatatcatttTCCTACAATATATCAACGACCAATAGACGTGTAATAGTGTTAAAGGAATATTTATATGTGTGTAAGTGTATTATTTGAATATACTAATGAAATTCTTTTCAGTAATCGTAATTCGTAGATGCTcgtttttatctttttttttatggaAACAATACAAATTAGCATCATAAGACTAAGACATAGTGTATCAACACAATAATTCTGCTTTAACTGAAATTGATTGAATTATCCAAATCTTGACGGCCTATTAGTATCTTTATATTGCACCAAAAATATTCCTCGATTTTTTCTTTTCGATGAAAAACATTCTTATTGCTCAAAGACTATATCaaacaccccccccccccccccccctaccacccaaaaaaatatattattccaaAATTATTCTAAAGTTATCAGCCAAAATTCAAGTTTGCTCACCTTTTActctttttcaattttcatccaATTAAAAGATggaatctttaatttatttattatcgaaaaaaaatactattactaGTTTTCGAATAATGAGGAGGCAGCTGAAGGACTAGTAACGAGGATTTAATAATTTACTATTACAacatttgtttatattgttatGAAAGAAATAACCATATACTAGTGCAGACGACATACTTCTCAGAATTAGCAAATAGCAATATTTATTTAATGCTTTGTTCCCTTTTATTTTTGTGTATGAATGTGCCCACTCATCATCGTATATATTAGTTGTCCACATGTGATTCTTGATTTCTCAAGCACTCAGATTTTGAGCGCAGGTTCTTGTAGCATGGCTTCTAGGTTTTTTGTTCTCTTGCAGAGAAGAATGTTGGTAGCTGACTGGAACCATGCCAGCTGAATTCTTGCTCTCCGAGCTACTTTCTCTCTCTTGGATGCTGGAATTTTTTCTGGTAAGATTTCTGCTTCGTTTCTCGTTTTTTTCTGTAAAGGATTCATGCACTTTATTCGATTTGATTTTGGGAGCCCAAAAAGATGTCATCTTTACTGCATTTCTACGATTGATACTTTCTCGAATTTGATGGGCATCTCTGTTTTCCCTTTTCGTAGATTCAGTGGTTTCAATTATTGCAAGGGCTTTAGGGAAGGAATTTGTTTCGTTCTGCTAATTAAGGGGGTTTTagggtttgtgtgtgtgtgagtgagtgagagagagggagaggggggCGACGTAGACGAGGCTATTTGATGGTAGCTCAGAGAATGGGGTCTCAAGGGGGTGATGGCAAGAGCATTATTGGGACCTTACTCCGAAACCCGGACCTAAAATCGAACCAATTGGCTAGGCAGGGCTCTTTGTACAGCCTCACTCTTGATGAGGTGCAGACTCATTTGGGGGATTTGGGGAAGCCCCTTGGCAGCATGAATCTTGATGAGCTTCTCAAGAATGTGTTGACAGTGGAAGGCGTTGAGTATGGGCAATCTGGGCCTTGCCAGCCTCCATCAGGGTCGTTTTTGAATCGGCAGTCTAGTGTTTCGATATCTAGGGATCTGAGCAAAAAAACTGTTGATGAGGTGTGGAAAGATATTCAGCTGGAGCAGAAAAGGAGCAGTCTTGATAGGAATTTCAATCTCGGAGAAATGACGTTGGAGGATTTCTTGGTTAAGGCCGGGGTTGATCTGATTGGGTTGCTTCAGCAAGATCAATGGACGAGTTACCCGATCTCTGGAGTTGCtcctcagcagcagcagcagcaacaaagTATGATGCCTGTTTACATGCCGTGCCATGCAATCCAGCAGCCTATGCCCCTCGGTGGCAACTCTGTCTTGGACACTGCTTATCCGGAAACCCTGTTAATGTCATCTTCCCCACTGATGGGCACATCGTCGGACACCCAAACAATAAGACGGAAGAGGGTTCCCTCAGATGATATAGCTGAGAAAGGTGTTGAAAGGCGGCAGAAGAGGATGATAAAGAACAGGGAATCTGCAGCACGTTCACGAGCTAGGAAGCAGGTGCTTTTTTGTTGCAGTCAGTTTTTGGACGTTAATTTTGATCCATTGgcttttatcttattttaattagttattgATGTGCAGGCCTACACCCATGAACTCGAAAACAAGATATCATGCCTAGAGGAGGAGAATGAAATGCTCAAGAaacaacaggttggctttgccCCTTTGCACTCAACCCCCCTATTTTTTTTAAGCGTAATTACTATAAATCTGATAAGAGAGCAGTGATATATTAACTGATATACAATCTGAAATGCATCATAGTTAATTGCTGATAGATATATGCAATCAGATACTCCCTCCATGCTTTATAAGTGTGCTGACACTCTTTCGGCATGAGTTTAAATGAATGTATGGTATTTCTGTAGATAGTGGAAAATAGCCCCACATTTGTTGTATGATTATTGTATTTGATTGTAAATGATAGGTAAGTGCGTGGATCATGCTTGGTTCTAAAGTAAATAAGTTGATATTGTGAAAGTACTATATAAGGGGGTTTGTGATGGGGTGGTTTCCAAAAGTGGAAAGTGCACACCTTTGAGGGACGAAGTAATTTCCAGGTTACAAGATGATATAGTTACATTGCCTCCCAACATTGATAGCTGAGCTGCTAAACAAAAATGATTGCCGTTGGTACAAGTTATCTTTGTTCTACTGGAAATTAGTAGTGTCGGTGATTTGCCATGTTGGATTTACTTTACTAGTGTTATCCGCATAAAGATTACCATACAAATTGGTGACTgctttttttgtattttcatcTTCCTGTTTGCTCAGACATTTCTTCACATGGTAGTTGGTACTCGTTTCAACGGGGTAATTCATATCGTTTACATTTTTATTCTGTTTGATGGCTATCATTAAATGATCTAGCTGTAGCATTTTCAACATTCCATTCTATTCGCTGCGATTTCAATGAAAGAATAATGTCCGACTTCCTGTCTAAAACTTTACAAAAAATGTTGTCACCGAAAAAATTGGAATGTACAGTATATAATAATCCAGGTGTGGAAGAAAGTGCCTCTGTTTTTGGTCATGTTATATTACTTCTTATCATATGAAAAGCCTTATTTACTTGATAGACTTTTAAATCTCTACACTGTGACCTTAAAGTTTCGTTTGTGCATTAACTGACCTTAAAACTTCGTATGTGCTTGGCATCAATGTTctgattttcttcttctttggtaaTGTCACATCCCACTTTCTGAGCTAATTGTATAGTGTTAAATTGGATTAGTTCTCTTGTCTCCATGAGAAAAGAATTCTTACTATCAAAATTTACTCTTAATTCTTTATATCATGTTTTTAGACCATGTGAGTACTCACTCTACTTATCTATCTTGCAGGAATGGGAGAAGGTGCTACCGAGCATACCACCACCACAGCCAAAGTTTCAGCTGCGTCGAACAAGCTCAGCTCCCATGTGAAGATAATGTAGATTGTTCGCTcgctttttttcttcttcttttatttagttAAGATTAAGATTAGCTAGTGTTAGATGACAGACAGACAGACAGCCTGAGGATATGACCTCGGTCTCCACCTGGACCTCGATATCTGTGGCTTGAACATCCTCTTGCTGTCTTTGATGTACATTTTTATAGTTCTACAACCAACCTGCGATTATATAAAAACCTTGTCATGTTTTGAGTAGTCATAGTTGTTCTTCATTGATGTTCTCATCACTCTTCTCAAGTGTGATTGTTGTTGATTTAGAAAAATATACCCAGTTCAGaatgaaatttatataaatttaccAAAATATTCTCTCCAGAATTTTAAACAATGTTTAGCcatgttagttttttttagccGTGGCTATTGCCGATTCTAATCATCTATTTAGTCATATCTTCCCCCTTCTCAGTTTgctgttttttttcttctttttctttaggATAATTTACcaaataaatcacaaagtttGTTCAAATTTTAGTCGGTCCTATACTTTATAAAATGGAATGGTAAATTTACCATGCACAAGGTGTTCATAACTAGGTTCGGATTCCACCTAAACCCAGGCAAGCCTGGCAGCCCCGTCATATGCCCACCAGTGCCAAACATCAAGAAGGCACTCAGCAGTTTGGTTGAACGGGCTAAGGCGACATCCTGTTCTTTCGCTTACTTGGGCCACGGGGCTTTGATCAATCAACCAGTTAGTTTTCTCATTCAAATTTGATCAAAGTAACAACACTTATGCTACTCTCATAAACATTCTGGTGCGGCAGCATTTCAACAAACAGCATCCAAAAAAACTGACTGTCGAAGCACAGATGTACATAGAGAGTGTAAATTGAACAAGAAGTATATCGAGAAAAAGCTGTGTATTCATGCAGAGAATTGTATTGTTATCTTTCTACAGGGTGTGTTGCTCCATGAAGGAATGACTACAGGAGGAAGCAACTGCCCATCCAAACTAGAGAAAGAAACTAAATCAGATCTTTCCAAACACGATAATCAGTCGCTGAACCATTATAATTTACAACAGCGTCCTGGCACCCTATGAAAAATGTGCTCCGAGTAGTATCTACATTAATCAAAGCATGTGCAGAGCCACTATGACTAGCAACAACCGCGACTTCATCTATGCCAACAGTCACTTCAGAGTATCCTCTTGCCTGTTTTTCGTCTTCCAGCTGCAAATCAAACATTGCAGCTATTGATACCAGCCAGTCAAGACAACATCAGAGATAAGCACCATCAAGCTCAAGTGACATTTCTGAATGACGTGTCACATGATTGGAAAGAAAAGCCT
This portion of the Salvia splendens isolate huo1 chromosome 10, SspV2, whole genome shotgun sequence genome encodes:
- the LOC121753000 gene encoding ABSCISIC ACID-INSENSITIVE 5-like protein 2 — translated: MVAQRMGSQGGDGKSIIGTLLRNPDLKSNQLARQGSLYSLTLDEVQTHLGDLGKPLGSMNLDELLKNVLTVEGVEYGQSGPCQPPSGSFLNRQSSVSISRDLSKKTVDEVWKDIQLEQKRSSLDRNFNLGEMTLEDFLVKAGVDLIGLLQQDQWTSYPISGVAPQQQQQQQSMMPVYMPCHAIQQPMPLGGNSVLDTAYPETLLMSSSPLMGTSSDTQTIRRKRVPSDDIAEKGVERRQKRMIKNRESAARSRARKQAYTHELENKISCLEEENEMLKKQQEWEKVLPSIPPPQPKFQLRRTSSAPM